A window of the Thermodesulfovibrionia bacterium genome harbors these coding sequences:
- the xrt gene encoding exosortase, translating into MINSLIWLLTVVMYLPSFIILYSGRTNWALEDYSHIYFILPISLFLVWQKREVLKSLFQKEDDSAVRVFLSFIFLLGGILLFIFGWRNAYDLIYIFSLIPVLFGLTGYLYGSKVLKALSFPILYFLFLVPPPPAILDSVTLPMRYGVSFAAEKILSLFTYPVTREGLLLSIGYSEIFMAPACSGFRSLVTMSALSLPYIYLIKGRLLNKAILAISVIPLALIGNLIRVITISLITFYFGTEAGQGFLHNFSGILIFMVTILGLTGIESLMDRFTSGKPEITEAKYE; encoded by the coding sequence ATGATTAACTCTTTAATTTGGCTTTTAACAGTTGTTATGTATCTTCCCTCCTTTATTATCCTGTATTCAGGCAGAACCAACTGGGCGTTAGAGGATTACTCTCATATCTATTTTATTCTTCCGATATCCCTTTTTCTTGTATGGCAAAAACGCGAAGTGCTTAAAAGTCTCTTTCAAAAAGAGGATGATAGCGCAGTCCGGGTATTTCTCAGTTTTATCTTTCTTCTTGGCGGGATACTCTTATTTATCTTCGGGTGGCGGAATGCTTACGATCTTATCTACATCTTCTCGCTGATCCCTGTTTTATTCGGTTTGACCGGCTATCTCTACGGCAGCAAGGTTTTAAAGGCGTTATCTTTTCCTATCCTGTATTTTTTATTCCTTGTGCCGCCGCCTCCAGCGATACTTGACAGCGTAACGCTTCCGATGAGGTATGGTGTATCTTTTGCAGCAGAAAAGATACTCTCTCTTTTCACTTATCCGGTTACAAGGGAGGGCTTACTGCTTTCAATAGGATACAGTGAAATATTTATGGCTCCTGCCTGCAGCGGTTTTCGTTCTCTTGTCACAATGTCAGCGCTTTCGCTTCCATATATTTATTTAATAAAGGGAAGATTATTAAATAAGGCCATTCTTGCGATATCTGTCATCCCCCTTGCGCTTATTGGAAACCTTATCCGTGTCATTACGATAAGCCTGATCACTTTTTATTTCGGGACTGAAGCAGGGCAGGGCTTTCTGCACAACTTCAGCGGGATACTTATCTTCATGGTCACAATTCTGGGGCTGACAGGTATTGAGAGTTTGATGGACAGGTTCACATCAGGAAAACCTGAGATAACAGAGGCCAAATATGAATAG
- a CDS encoding DPP IV N-terminal domain-containing protein: MFKKAWKCNIFILCLLIVCSVVTLGGSEVFSASDLSQKVFFVSNRDGNDEIYTMDADGSNQTRLTNTPGGDFEPNLSPDGSRIVFTSNRNVHWDIYMMNADGSDQVSLTNHPAKFECGPSWSPDGKKVTFLSNREGNAEVYVINADGSNPVNISKNPGWDGEPSWSRDGTKIAFTSKRDGVEEIYVMNADGSNQVRLTNNQTKDVLASWSPDGAKIAFTSDNDGNEEIYVMNADGSNRVRLTNNAARDYRPSWSRDGSKIAFASARDGGMEAFIMDADGSNQTRLTNNPAWDYEPAWSR, translated from the coding sequence ATGTTTAAAAAAGCATGGAAGTGTAATATTTTTATTTTGTGTTTGTTGATTGTCTGCTCTGTTGTTACTCTTGGAGGCAGTGAGGTTTTTTCAGCATCCGATTTATCCCAAAAGGTCTTCTTTGTATCGAACCGTGACGGGAATGATGAAATCTACACAATGGATGCCGACGGCTCCAACCAGACAAGACTGACAAATACTCCGGGCGGAGATTTTGAACCTAATCTGTCTCCTGACGGAAGCAGGATTGTATTTACCTCAAACCGCAATGTGCACTGGGACATCTATATGATGAACGCAGACGGCTCAGACCAGGTAAGCCTGACAAACCATCCGGCCAAGTTTGAATGCGGGCCTTCATGGTCTCCTGATGGGAAAAAGGTTACATTTCTCTCAAACCGGGAGGGAAATGCGGAAGTCTATGTAATAAATGCAGACGGGTCAAATCCTGTAAACATTTCAAAGAACCCGGGATGGGACGGCGAACCTTCATGGTCCAGAGACGGGACAAAGATCGCCTTTACGTCCAAACGTGACGGGGTCGAAGAGATCTATGTGATGAATGCCGACGGTTCAAACCAGGTCAGGCTTACAAATAATCAGACAAAAGATGTTCTCGCATCATGGTCTCCTGACGGGGCAAAGATCGCCTTTACATCAGACAATGACGGCAATGAAGAGATCTATGTAATGAATGCCGACGGTTCAAACCGGGTCAGGCTTACAAATAATGCGGCAAGGGACTACAGGCCTTCCTGGTCACGTGACGGGAGTAAAATTGCTTTTGCATCAGCTCGTGATGGAGGCATGGAAGCATTTATAATGGATGCAGACGGCTCAAACCAGACAAGGCTTACAAACAATCCGGCATGGGACTATGAGCCTGCCTGGTCACGTTAA
- the ald gene encoding alanine dehydrogenase, which produces MIIGVPKEIKEEEHRVAVTPSGVSELKNSGHHILIERAAGEGSGFSDIEYENAGAVIIGKSELFNDADLILKVKEPLPSEYNFFRKGQALFTYLHLAPNPDLIDFLLSSRITGLAYETLEVEGRLPLLKPMSEIAGKMAPVVAAFFLQKVHGGEGVLMSGVEGATCAKVLILGAGNVGMSALKVAYGMGSEVAVINKGSLKLEQIDRLFEGRVKTLHSTDENIRVEVMKADVVIGAVLVTGAKAPKLISRELVSNMKKGAVIVDVAVDQGGCAETTRPTTHTDPVYTVDGVIHYAVANMPGAYPRTSTQALTNKTIEYVKILADMGIERAIEENAALKSALNTYQGRIIHKAVIHTK; this is translated from the coding sequence ATGATAATCGGCGTTCCAAAAGAGATAAAGGAAGAAGAGCACAGGGTTGCGGTAACACCCTCAGGCGTAAGCGAGCTGAAAAATAGCGGGCACCATATACTGATCGAGAGGGCCGCCGGGGAGGGCAGCGGTTTCTCTGATATTGAATATGAGAATGCCGGGGCTGTGATCATCGGCAAGTCTGAACTCTTTAATGATGCGGACCTTATACTCAAGGTAAAGGAACCCCTGCCTTCAGAATATAATTTCTTTCGCAAAGGGCAGGCCCTCTTCACATACCTTCATCTTGCTCCAAACCCTGATCTGATAGATTTTCTATTGAGCAGCAGGATAACCGGATTGGCATATGAAACGCTTGAGGTTGAAGGCAGATTGCCTTTGCTTAAGCCGATGAGCGAGATAGCAGGCAAGATGGCTCCTGTTGTCGCGGCCTTTTTTCTTCAGAAGGTTCACGGCGGAGAGGGCGTTCTCATGTCAGGTGTCGAGGGCGCGACTTGCGCAAAGGTGCTGATCCTCGGCGCAGGCAATGTCGGCATGAGCGCGCTCAAGGTCGCGTACGGCATGGGCTCTGAGGTTGCTGTAATTAATAAGGGCTCTCTTAAACTTGAGCAGATCGACAGGCTGTTTGAGGGCAGGGTAAAAACACTTCATTCTACTGATGAAAATATCAGAGTAGAAGTCATGAAAGCAGACGTAGTTATCGGGGCTGTCCTTGTCACAGGCGCAAAGGCGCCCAAATTGATATCGAGGGAACTTGTTTCAAATATGAAAAAGGGAGCTGTTATTGTAGATGTGGCTGTTGATCAGGGTGGTTGCGCAGAGACGACAAGGCCAACAACACATACCGATCCAGTCTATACTGTTGACGGGGTCATCCATTATGCTGTCGCCAACATGCCCGGTGCTTATCCGAGGACATCTACTCAGGCACTGACAAATAAGACTATTGAATATGTGAAGATACTTGCGGATATGGGGATAGAGCGAGCCATTGAAGAGAATGCAGCATTAAAGAGCGCGTTGAATACTTATCAGGGAAGAATCATACATAAGGCTGTCATACATACGAAATAA
- a CDS encoding RidA family protein has product MSHKKIFSSDRAPKPKGPYSQAVIHNDLMYLSGQIPIDLETGLMVRGTIEDETHAVLKNMKVIVEDAGAEMKDIIKVTCYLADMDDFQRFNSVYREYFDIEPPARSTIQAGRLPMDVTVEIDAIVALPDKP; this is encoded by the coding sequence ATGTCTCATAAGAAAATATTTTCATCAGACAGGGCGCCGAAACCAAAAGGGCCGTATTCACAGGCGGTCATTCACAATGACTTAATGTATCTCTCCGGACAGATACCCATAGATCTTGAAACAGGTTTGATGGTCAGGGGAACTATTGAGGATGAGACCCATGCGGTTCTCAAAAACATGAAAGTCATTGTGGAAGATGCAGGCGCAGAAATGAAGGACATAATTAAAGTGACATGCTATCTTGCAGATATGGATGATTTTCAGAGGTTTAATAGTGTATACAGGGAGTATTTTGATATTGAGCCGCCCGCAAGGAGCACTATTCAGGCAGGCAGACTTCCTATGGATGTAACTGTAGAAATAGACGCGATCGTCGCATTGCCGGATAAACCTTAG
- a CDS encoding XTP/dITP diphosphatase: protein MDFVLATKNRKKIREMKEILSLADTSSQIYTLDDFPEYGDVVEDGDTFEANALKKAEFIAERTGMAAIADDSGIEIDALNGAPGIYSARYAGEPADDTANNRKLLDELKDVPDEKRGAKFVCCIALASNDGVRTFTGYIKGKIGRENKGHNGFGYDPLFFPEGHKRTFAEMDDTEKNVISHRAMALRELQNYLEQIKNAKAKTDKK, encoded by the coding sequence ATGGATTTTGTCTTAGCTACAAAGAACAGGAAGAAGATCAGGGAGATGAAGGAGATCCTGAGCCTGGCGGATACTTCTTCTCAGATATATACGCTTGATGATTTTCCCGAGTATGGAGACGTGGTGGAAGACGGTGATACGTTTGAGGCTAACGCTCTAAAAAAGGCGGAGTTTATCGCTGAAAGAACAGGGATGGCTGCTATTGCTGATGATTCAGGGATTGAGATTGACGCTTTAAATGGAGCGCCCGGTATTTATTCAGCACGTTATGCCGGAGAGCCGGCAGACGACACAGCCAATAACAGAAAGCTTCTTGATGAGCTTAAAGATGTTCCTGATGAAAAGCGCGGCGCCAAGTTTGTCTGCTGTATCGCGCTTGCTTCTAATGATGGCGTCAGGACATTTACCGGATATATAAAAGGAAAGATCGGCAGAGAGAATAAGGGGCACAACGGTTTCGGATATGATCCTCTATTCTTTCCTGAAGGCCATAAACGGACATTCGCAGAGATGGATGATACGGAGAAGAACGTTATCAGTCACAGGGCGATGGCGCTCAGGGAACTTCAGAATTATTTGGAACAGATAAAAAACGCAAAGGCAAAGACAGATAAAAAATAA
- the nuoG gene encoding NADH-quinone oxidoreductase subunit NuoG: protein MVNITINGKQLSVIEGTTILEAALQNKIDIPHLCYDKRLVPYGACRLCVVEVEGQMKLLAACSTPVTPGMSVKTETPKLLKARRTVLELLLIHHPLDCPVCDKAGECKLQDLAFKYGAADSRFKAKKKHDPADTGSPFVERNSNRCVLCGKCVRVCGELQGVGAINIIGRGFESKISPAFEERLDCEFCGQCIDACPVGALGRRSYRHSARAWFLESHDNICPYCGVGCTVTYDMKDGKIMRARGVEDNGINKGNLCSRGRFGYDFIYSEKRLATPLIKEGNSFKEASWDEALKFIADNIQSIKHAHGADSIGAIGSPRCTVEDNYMLQKFMKSVNSSNNIDSSARFGYAKILEAVDLAFGLKSLPVEHDSPLGKEAILVIESDISSTHPVWGLNFLKAEREGTNLIVADTRETKLTRHSSRWLRIKPGTGVALLNCIIKVALDEGLYDKDKISKVEGFSFLAETANDYSPAAVSRITGISEDMLIKTAREFLTAKSRLISLTLGASENTKGIDTALAAANLIILTGEKPSSLQMPAEYCNTFGMWEAGVRPEIPGKDAISMLYKEGAVKALFIMGENPVVTFPDSATVEKTLNGLDFLVVQDITLTDTAKLADVVLPASCWSEKDGTFINAGGIAQKVKRVVKPFEKSVADWQILKNLSKAMGAEIGIKDITGLQEEIKNRKSESGQLKMTFNPVTYTPVGEYDTEFPLRMITGNLMQHSGALSAMSRNLGNAIASAFIQVCKADAERYNIRDNGFVNLSSKNGSVLIKAQISEEVPEGTIFAPVHFHHARINNLTSLSHDGSSPICAVKIKAVN from the coding sequence ATGGTAAATATCACAATAAACGGCAAACAACTTTCAGTCATTGAAGGCACGACCATACTTGAGGCTGCCCTTCAGAATAAGATAGATATCCCGCACCTCTGTTATGACAAACGCCTGGTGCCATACGGCGCGTGCAGGCTCTGTGTCGTGGAGGTTGAGGGGCAGATGAAACTTCTTGCCGCCTGTTCCACTCCGGTAACACCCGGGATGTCAGTCAAGACCGAGACACCGAAGCTGCTTAAGGCAAGGCGGACGGTACTTGAGCTTCTCCTAATACATCATCCTCTTGATTGCCCGGTCTGCGACAAGGCAGGTGAATGCAAGCTTCAGGATCTCGCATTTAAATACGGTGCTGCTGACAGCCGTTTTAAGGCGAAGAAAAAACATGACCCCGCAGACACAGGAAGCCCATTTGTTGAGAGAAACAGCAACAGGTGCGTGCTCTGCGGCAAATGCGTCAGGGTCTGCGGCGAACTTCAGGGAGTCGGCGCAATAAATATAATAGGCCGGGGCTTTGAATCAAAGATCAGCCCTGCGTTTGAGGAGAGGCTTGACTGCGAGTTCTGCGGCCAATGCATAGATGCATGCCCGGTCGGCGCACTTGGGAGAAGGTCTTACAGGCACAGCGCCAGAGCATGGTTCCTTGAGTCTCACGATAATATCTGCCCTTACTGCGGTGTCGGGTGCACGGTCACGTATGACATGAAAGATGGAAAGATAATGAGGGCGAGGGGAGTTGAAGATAATGGGATCAACAAAGGCAACCTCTGCAGCAGAGGGAGGTTCGGCTATGATTTTATATATTCTGAAAAGCGCCTCGCAACCCCGCTCATAAAAGAAGGCAACAGCTTTAAAGAGGCTTCATGGGATGAGGCACTGAAATTTATAGCTGACAATATCCAGTCAATAAAGCATGCCCACGGAGCTGATTCGATAGGCGCTATCGGCTCGCCAAGATGCACTGTGGAAGACAACTATATGCTGCAGAAGTTCATGAAGAGCGTTAACAGCAGCAACAACATCGACTCTTCCGCAAGGTTCGGGTATGCAAAGATACTCGAGGCGGTGGATCTGGCATTTGGTTTAAAGAGCCTTCCTGTTGAGCATGACTCGCCTCTTGGCAAAGAGGCAATACTTGTCATCGAATCAGACATCTCATCCACCCACCCTGTCTGGGGCCTTAACTTTCTGAAGGCGGAGCGGGAAGGGACAAACCTTATCGTTGCGGACACGCGCGAGACAAAGCTCACGCGCCACAGCAGCCGCTGGCTGAGAATAAAGCCCGGCACCGGCGTGGCGCTCCTGAACTGCATAATCAAGGTAGCGCTTGACGAAGGGCTTTATGATAAGGATAAAATATCAAAAGTTGAGGGATTCTCTTTCCTCGCAGAGACTGCAAATGATTATTCCCCTGCCGCTGTCTCAAGGATAACCGGAATAAGCGAAGATATGCTGATCAAAACAGCAAGAGAATTTTTAACTGCCAAGTCAAGGCTTATCAGCCTGACTCTTGGGGCATCAGAGAATACCAAAGGCATTGACACCGCGCTTGCAGCTGCAAACCTTATCATCCTGACCGGGGAAAAACCTTCCAGCCTTCAGATGCCTGCTGAATACTGCAACACCTTCGGCATGTGGGAAGCAGGCGTGCGGCCTGAGATACCTGGGAAGGACGCAATATCGATGTTATACAAAGAAGGAGCGGTCAAGGCATTATTCATCATGGGCGAAAACCCTGTTGTAACCTTCCCTGATTCAGCAACCGTTGAGAAGACGCTGAACGGCCTGGACTTTCTCGTTGTTCAGGATATAACGCTGACCGATACCGCAAAACTTGCCGATGTTGTGCTGCCGGCATCCTGCTGGTCTGAAAAAGACGGCACATTTATTAACGCCGGAGGGATCGCTCAGAAGGTAAAAAGGGTTGTCAAACCGTTTGAAAAATCTGTGGCTGACTGGCAGATACTGAAAAACCTTTCAAAGGCGATGGGCGCTGAAATAGGCATTAAAGATATCACAGGACTGCAGGAAGAGATCAAAAACAGGAAATCCGAATCAGGCCAGCTGAAGATGACATTCAACCCTGTTACATATACACCGGTCGGAGAATATGACACTGAATTCCCTCTCAGGATGATAACCGGCAACCTTATGCAGCATTCAGGCGCGCTCTCGGCAATGTCCAGAAACCTGGGCAACGCCATCGCATCAGCATTCATTCAGGTCTGCAAGGCTGACGCGGAAAGATATAATATCAGAGATAACGGCTTTGTGAACCTATCATCAAAAAATGGTTCAGTATTAATAAAAGCCCAGATCTCAGAGGAAGTTCCAGAAGGCACAATATTCGCGCCGGTGCATTTTCACCATGCAAGGATAAACAACCTCACCTCTTTGTCTCATGACGGCTCCTCACCTATCTGCGCGGTAAAGATAAAAGCGGTTAACTGA
- the pdxA gene encoding 4-hydroxythreonine-4-phosphate dehydrogenase PdxA, which produces MNNIAITLGDPGGIGPEIIVKAISGGEISQNCNPLVIGSAKIIKEAVRLTNSSFEVINISGPADSSPSKGKIEVIDINSGEAFIKGFSSAEGGRAAVRSIKKAVELALKNEVSAIVTAPISKESLRMAGYKWPGHTELLAELTGVDDFAMMFVSEKLKIVLCTIHIPLRDVPDTINKDLVYRAIRHAVKAASILGIYKPVIGVAGLNPHAGESGLFGNEERDAIIPAIEDASADDMYVSGPYPPDVIFHKAYNGDFDIVVCMYHDQGLIPFKMLAFDTGINVTLGLPFIRTSPDHGTAFDIAWQNKANPSSMIEAIKLASKIDLKIDR; this is translated from the coding sequence ATGAATAATATCGCTATTACATTGGGTGACCCGGGAGGTATCGGGCCTGAGATAATCGTAAAGGCGATCTCCGGCGGTGAGATAAGTCAAAACTGTAATCCTCTTGTAATAGGGTCAGCAAAGATAATCAAGGAAGCTGTGAGGCTTACGAATTCCTCTTTTGAGGTCATAAATATTTCAGGCCCTGCTGATTCATCTCCTTCCAAAGGGAAGATAGAGGTCATTGATATCAACTCCGGCGAGGCCTTCATAAAGGGATTCTCTTCTGCAGAGGGCGGGCGGGCGGCTGTCAGATCCATAAAAAAGGCTGTTGAGCTTGCGCTGAAGAATGAAGTCTCTGCGATTGTAACAGCTCCGATATCCAAAGAATCCCTGAGGATGGCCGGTTATAAATGGCCCGGACACACTGAGCTTCTGGCTGAACTTACAGGAGTAGATGATTTCGCAATGATGTTCGTTTCGGAGAAGCTTAAGATCGTGCTGTGCACAATTCATATTCCATTAAGGGATGTGCCTGATACTATAAACAAGGATCTGGTGTACAGGGCCATCAGGCATGCTGTAAAGGCTGCATCCATTCTCGGCATTTATAAACCTGTGATCGGTGTAGCAGGCCTGAACCCCCATGCAGGAGAATCAGGCCTGTTCGGCAATGAGGAGAGAGACGCCATAATCCCTGCGATCGAGGATGCATCTGCTGATGATATGTATGTTTCAGGGCCGTACCCCCCTGATGTTATTTTTCATAAAGCGTATAACGGGGATTTTGATATTGTAGTCTGCATGTATCACGACCAGGGGCTCATACCTTTTAAGATGCTTGCGTTTGATACCGGGATAAATGTTACATTAGGGCTGCCGTTCATCAGGACCTCGCCTGATCATGGGACTGCTTTTGATATAGCATGGCAGAATAAAGCTAATCCCTCAAGCATGATCGAGGCTATAAAACTTGCATCTAAAATAGATTTGAAAATTGATAGATAG
- a CDS encoding SdiA-regulated domain-containing protein, with the protein MLLCGASLSCSFNSNKAPDEKIKVAEGYSWEVYAEGLKSVDNLAKTPDGLLFATLELNSPDGELIMIDRDGKATSVMKGLNRPDGLRARGFKLYILEESRSGRVIEYDVKAFKHRVMAEFDNLEGIAVISDEEIVIAEDKKEGRLIKLSLSGDRTVLWEGLSNPEGIAVDKEGVIYIAETKTGKVLFLKGDEKGILLQGLHEPDQLAIDNDGALWIAEDVNPGRLLRYYNGLLETIVEGLNAPQGILTDGKDILLAEQELGRIIHLKRKQK; encoded by the coding sequence TTGCTTTTATGCGGAGCATCTCTGTCATGCTCTTTTAACTCCAATAAAGCGCCTGATGAAAAAATAAAAGTTGCTGAAGGATACAGCTGGGAGGTCTATGCTGAAGGACTTAAGAGTGTGGACAATCTTGCAAAGACACCTGACGGTTTATTGTTTGCCACACTTGAACTGAACTCTCCTGACGGAGAACTGATAATGATAGACCGCGACGGCAAGGCGACATCTGTCATGAAAGGGCTGAACCGGCCGGACGGGCTTCGCGCAAGAGGATTTAAATTATACATCCTTGAAGAGTCACGCAGCGGCAGGGTAATTGAATATGATGTCAAGGCATTTAAACACAGAGTAATGGCTGAATTCGACAATCTTGAAGGCATAGCAGTTATCTCTGATGAAGAGATCGTCATAGCTGAAGACAAAAAAGAAGGCAGGCTTATCAAGCTGTCACTTTCAGGAGATAGAACGGTTCTGTGGGAGGGGCTGAGTAACCCGGAAGGGATAGCAGTTGATAAAGAAGGCGTGATCTATATTGCTGAAACAAAAACCGGCAAGGTGCTTTTTTTAAAGGGCGATGAAAAGGGGATACTTCTGCAGGGGCTTCATGAACCTGACCAGCTTGCGATCGATAATGACGGCGCTTTGTGGATCGCTGAGGATGTGAATCCTGGGCGGCTGCTCCGATATTATAACGGGCTGCTTGAAACGATCGTTGAGGGGCTGAATGCTCCTCAGGGCATTCTGACAGACGGGAAAGACATATTGTTGGCGGAACAGGAACTTGGCCGGATAATTCATCTTAAGAGAAAACAGAAGTGA
- a CDS encoding menaquinone biosynthesis protein: MKTNNLRIGKIPFTNLFPIFYYLENECRRPEYTFTEGVPSQLNRMLRDGEIDVSPSSSIEYLRHKDKYSIIPWTSISATGSVGSIFLFSHYALESLEGKNISVSSHSETSVVLLKIIMKQFLSMNCTFTVTEGVSAEENLENADATLLIGDEAMREAQEFTGNIFDLGGLWHKHTGLPFVFALWIARKDSLAEKKELIKKLSEDLIAAKKYIPKNLSLLAEKAPMNKLLSEKKLITYWNGISYDFTDEHLEGLMLFDKYAKKL; encoded by the coding sequence TTGAAGACCAATAATCTCAGAATCGGCAAGATACCTTTCACCAACCTATTCCCCATCTTCTATTATCTGGAGAACGAATGCAGGCGTCCTGAGTACACATTCACTGAAGGCGTGCCTTCACAGCTCAACAGGATGCTCCGTGACGGCGAGATAGATGTAAGCCCTTCATCATCAATAGAGTATCTGAGACATAAAGATAAATACTCCATCATCCCCTGGACATCAATAAGCGCGACCGGATCTGTCGGAAGCATATTCCTTTTTTCACATTATGCATTGGAATCTCTTGAAGGCAAGAACATATCCGTATCCTCACACTCTGAGACCTCGGTCGTCCTTTTGAAGATAATCATGAAGCAATTTCTCTCCATGAACTGCACTTTCACGGTCACTGAAGGCGTTTCTGCTGAAGAGAATCTTGAGAATGCTGACGCGACACTGCTTATCGGCGATGAGGCGATGAGAGAGGCACAGGAGTTCACAGGAAACATATTCGACCTCGGAGGCCTGTGGCACAAACATACCGGACTGCCGTTCGTATTCGCGCTCTGGATAGCCAGGAAAGATTCGCTCGCTGAGAAGAAAGAACTTATCAAAAAACTCTCCGAAGACCTTATCGCCGCAAAAAAGTATATTCCAAAAAACCTTTCCCTGCTTGCTGAAAAAGCGCCAATGAATAAACTGCTGAGCGAAAAAAAACTGATAACCTACTGGAACGGCATATCATACGACTTCACAGACGAGCATCTTGAAGGGTTGATGCTTTTTGATAAGTACGCAAAGAAGCTGTAG
- a CDS encoding EpsI family protein, whose protein sequence is MNRNTRFILVTFLLTASILFSFTFPNKATYEGARLIAGLEMPDAFAGWKGVDMSEQFRANLQGAGYEFISESLAYRYSDIDERSLLFLIINARDFHYPNACLTSSGIEVKEMDNTELNASGRIISAYTLLTDDFSERDKTLILYWIVIDKKLVTNWAEQKVKQLYFSLFDKNNVGLLVRLDIPVEGDDYEQGLALAHILVNDLSGAMSDEEADHIFGKNN, encoded by the coding sequence ATGAATAGAAATACAAGGTTCATTTTAGTAACTTTTTTACTTACAGCATCCATATTGTTCAGCTTCACTTTTCCCAATAAGGCCACATACGAGGGCGCAAGGCTTATCGCCGGCCTTGAGATGCCGGATGCATTTGCTGGCTGGAAAGGAGTTGATATGTCAGAGCAGTTCAGGGCAAACCTGCAGGGTGCGGGATATGAATTCATAAGTGAATCCCTTGCGTACCGGTATTCTGATATAGATGAAAGGAGCCTTCTCTTCTTAATCATTAACGCGAGGGACTTTCACTATCCCAATGCCTGCCTAACGAGCTCAGGCATTGAAGTGAAAGAAATGGACAATACCGAACTAAATGCCTCAGGCCGTATCATAAGCGCATATACACTTTTAACTGATGATTTCAGTGAACGCGATAAGACCCTTATCCTCTACTGGATAGTGATAGATAAGAAGCTCGTAACCAACTGGGCCGAGCAGAAGGTGAAGCAGCTTTACTTTTCTCTATTTGATAAAAATAACGTAGGGCTTCTTGTCCGGCTTGATATCCCGGTAGAAGGCGATGATTATGAGCAGGGCCTTGCACTTGCACATATACTTGTTAATGACCTGAGCGGCGCCATGTCTGATGAAGAGGCGGATCATATATTCGGAAAGAATAATTAG